The Paenibacillus sp. RC334 nucleotide sequence GATTCACACGGAGTTTAAATCAGGAGGGACCGCGACCGGACGTTATAGTTCGTCGGGTTATAGCGGACGTCCAGTCGATATATTACGTGAGTTTGAAACGGAGGAACGAATATGAAGAAGATGGTTTTCGGGTTAGTAGCGCTATTACTAACGTTCGGACTGACAGCTTGTGGCGAGAGTACGGATAGCGTTAAAGAAAAAACTGCTATGAACATACGATTCGAGTTTATAAGTCGGGATTTTATAGATACAACTACCGTGATAACTACTGTAAGAGATAAGGAGACGGGCATTTATTACGCAGCGCTAAGTTCTAGTACTACATCGAACGGAATAGGAGGCATGTCACCACTCTACGATAAGGACGGTATGCCATTTGGTCACGATAACTGATGCAAATTACCACGCTATCGTCCGTAAGCTCATCACTGACGAGCGCAAAGTCCCTAAAGGCACGAATTTGCAGAATATGCCGTCAAAGGGCGCAGGAACCTCTGTACGTAATCAGTTTATACCCCGCCCTGGCTCTACGTTCGTCGGCGCTGACCTAGGGCAAATAGAGCCTAGAATAATGAGCCACATCATGTATACGCGATATGGCGATAACTCCATGCGTCAAATCTTCGTTGACGGCGTTGACCTTTATACGACGATGGCGATGATGACTTTCGATTTGCCCCAGGAGTATTGCGTAGATAAGGCGTACGACCCGACGCACACATTCCAACCACGCAGGATGATGAAGACAGGTCAACTCGCGGTATCGTACGATCAGTCGCCGAAGTCATTTGCGAAGAAGATGGGCGTTAGTGATGACGTAGCTGCGATGTTCTTCGAAAATTTCGACCGTACCTTTCCGTCGTTTAAAACGATGGTTGCGGACATCCGCGAGTTTATGCGTAAACACGGTTACGTCGAAACGTTGGACGGACGTAAGCGGAGATTTCCGGATTACAAGAGTGCTGCGGCGGCTGCGGCCAAGAATGAGCAGCGCCTGATCCGGCTATATACGGAACGGAAAGCACTTCGGAATAAGCCGAAACTCAGTGTGTTAGATTCCGCGAAGATGCTGCGGATTCAGGACGAAATCGACGTGTTGTCCGAGAAGCGCGGGCTTATCGGATATTGGGAACGCGCGTCATTTAACGCCGTGATTCAAGGGACTGGCGCGGATGTGCTGAAACGAATCGGTATCCGTAACGCCCAAGAGTGTCGAGCGCGGGGTTGGGAGTTTAATGCGTCCATTCACGATGAGATCAAAAATTCGATACCTAACGAACAATTAACGCGAGAGACGATCGCGCTTATCGACGAGATTATGACGCAGACAGTTACGTTTAGTGTACCGCTCGTGACGGATATCGTGATTGAACCGCGCTGGATGCAGGAGTACGGGCCGGACGAGTGGGATTACAAGAATTGCTGTCCGCTACCGGAATTTGCGAATAAGTACGAGGAGGCTGCGTAAATGGAAAACGTAATTGAGAAGCTGCGTGAATTGATCGGAAGCGAGTACGAGGGTGAGGCGTGGGACGAGACGCACGAAGAAGTTGACACGATCCTCGACCGCTACAAGCCGGTAGGGTACGTGAGTGAGAAAATCGATTCTTCGTTTGAAGACGGTGGTCGCTGGACTAACTACCAAACGGACGTATACCGCGTTACGCAGGACGACGGAAAGGTCGCGTACTTCTCCGTTTGGCGTGAAGTTCCCGCAACTGAAATGCAGGATGGCGGAGATTTTTCGGTCAACATCGAGGAAGTCGTGCCGCAGGAAGTTACGACAATTCGATATGTTTCGGGGAGGGCTGCGTAGGTGGCTAACGGCAAGATAAACATTCTCATGTGCCCTGAGTGCGGTAACGAGGATGAGCGCGGATATTGCTACGATTGCCGCTGTTACTGTCGCAAGGCTACAAGAGACAAACGCCAAGTTTTCGGCGATTTCACGGTTGTTGACTGGCTCAGTTCGAGATCAAGTGCGGGGCTTATCGTAGAGGATACACGATCCGGCCAGCGTTATCCGCTATATATGTCCGATGTGTTTGATTTTATTAACGGGTTTCAGTTGACGAGTCGTACGCTAGAGGAGACGAAGAAGGGCTCCGCTTACGGCTGGAAGGTAATAACGAAGGAGGTTGCGTAAATGAACGAAATCGTAACGGTAATTGACATAGAAACAACGGGCCTTGACGCCACCACCGATCACATTACGGAAATTGCCGCTATCCGAGCGGAAGTTGGGCCCGGCGGTTATATCCGCGAAATTGGACGATTCCAGACGTACGTTGCGCTGCCGCCTGGTGTGGAGATTCCGGAGTTCATCACGGAGTTGACTGGGATTAAGACAGAGGATTTGCGCGGTGCTCCTGACGTAGCTTGCGTTAGAACATCGTTACGCCGGTTCCTAATCGAGTCGACCGCCATCGTGCATAACGCTCCGTTTGATTTATCCTTTGCGCCGTTGCCTATGTTTACGCTAGGGTTCGCCTGCACTCGCGCCATGTCCCGCTTAGTCGATCCAGACGAATCCGCAAGTCTCGCGGATGTATGCCAACGATATGGCGTTGAACTAAACGGCCACCACCGCGCTATGAATGACGTGGAGGCTACGTTGCAACTTTACGCAATCCTGCGAGAGAAGGCGGAAGTTAACGGAATCACATATAGTAATGTTGTGATTGACAGCGAGGAAAGACCGTTGACTTACGTACCGCCTGGTGCGATTGTACGGACGATTACGAAAACCAAGGAGGCGGTTTGACTGTCGCAAGAACTCGCAAATAAAATCGCGCAAGACTTCACGCTTCACCTTAACGCCTGGCATAAGAGTCCCGAAGTATACGACGATGCTCTCGTCGCACAGATTCATCGCTGGTATGCGGATTTCCTTACGGATAAATCCCGCAAGCTGTGGCCGCCGCGAGGTATTCCGTATTTCTCTCCTTCGTCAGCTAACGCGGATGCTCGCGGCCTCTACGAAAAGATGCGCGGGGCCAAAAAGGAGAAGACGGGCCAGCCCGCGCACCAAGGACGATGGACCCGCATAGGTACAGCGATCGGAGATACGATCCAACGCGATATCCTCTTCGCAGATAAGCACAATCCGCAGCCTCCGTCAAAGTTTTCGTTTGAATATAACGGTCGCGGCGAGCCGATGTTCGAGGACTTCGCAAAGGTTAGTCGCGTAATCGAACACGGAGGGAAGACGTTCGCACTCTACGGTACATGCGACGGCATTATGCTCTACGTTTCCGAAGATGGCGAAATAATGCGTGTCGGTCTCGAAATCAAATCGAAGCAGACAACGTATTCGATGACGTCCGGGTTCTCTGCACGGAAAGGTCCGAAGGAGGACCACGTTAAGCAATGCATCTGCTACTCCGTAATGTACGACGTCGATTATTACGTCATCCTCTACGTTAACGGTTCGAAGAAGTCGTGGAATATGACGGAAGATGAGTTCGCGAAGAACCCGGATATCCTGGCGTTCGGTTTATACATTACGGACGAGATGCGTAACGACGTACTCGACCATTTTGCGGGCATTGTTCACGCAGCCGAAACGGGCGACGCGCCAGCTCTCGACCTCGATAAGTGGCTTTTTAACGACTTCAAGCGCACGATCGCAGTTTCTCTTACCGAAGCAGAAATCACGAAACTGGAACGCAAGGTAATCGCGCTGAATCATTCGTCATTACCGGACTGGAAGAAGCGCGGACCGAGCGAGGCGTTGGCGGATATTATGCGGATTCGTGCGGAAGTGACGGAGGGTCAAACGAAGGAGGCTGCGTAAATGGGATACAGTACGGATTACAGCGTTGAGTTAACTCCGGATTTACCCGAGGTTCGACAGGCGATCGAGGACGAAGATGACCTCGCGTTCGCTATCGGTGAATGTGCTGACTCGTGTAAATGGTACGAACACGAGGCGGATATGCGCGTATTCTCTAAGCGGTTCCCTGACGTTCTTTTCCAATTGAGCGGCGATGGTGAAGAGGCTGGCGACATTTGGCGTAAATACTTCCGCAACGGAAAAATGCAGAGCTGTCCCGGACAGATAACGTTTGAGCCGTTTGATGAATCGAAATTACGTTAAGGAGATGACGCAATGAATTACGGACGAAGAATCAGCAACGGAGTTATGTACGTAGGTGTGGTGTTCTCGGTGTCGCTCGGCGGATTGCTCGCCTTAGCGTTAATTTTCGGAGGGGACTCGGACTGGTGGACGCGTATCATCTTCGCACTGCTTGCGATTTGGGCATTCGCAGCGGGATTCGTGGAGGGGAAGTCCGAAGAGGAGCCAAAGAAAGACGGAGTATTCAGGGCTACACGCCAGGATAAAGAGGACGCACGTAAACGTCTAGAAGAACGCAAGCAGATTGAGCGTGCTTATGACGCGCGTGATTATATCGTCCTATCTGCGTTACTGATAGCGTTCGCTAAGCACGGGGGCGTCTTACGAGGGCTACTGCCCGACGAGGATGCAAGCGTGCTCTACGATATGGGTGAGCGGTTAGAGTACGAGTTTACGGCCGACGAGCAACTGGCGATGATGGCGGAGATCATCCGTGAGAAATCAGCGGAGGTGTTGCGAATTGGCGAAGACGACGCGGCCTAGGCCGTTACGCGTACTCGGACTCGACTTATCGTTATCGCCTGGCATTGCTGCGATTGAGGTACGGAACAGGCAACCGTATCTCGTCGCTTGTTCTTCCGTTGCAACGTCGACCGACGACCCGGACGCCGTACGTAATTACATCGTTGAGTCGTTCGTAGCGCAATTTGTACGCGAGCATCGTCCGTTCGACCACGTTGTTCGCGAGGACTTTACGGCTGGCCGGAATAAGCGCGCTACGCAAACGATATTCAGCTCGTGGGCTGCGGCAGATCGTGCGTTGTACTCCTACGGATATCAGGCGGCGGATTTAAAGCCTGCGTTAGCGCCTACGTCAGTTAAGCGACTAGTCGCTGGAAATGGCAAGGCAGAGAAGGCGGAAGTAGCGGAGGCTGTGCGGAGATTGTTGCGGCTAGATGAGGACTACGTATTTAAAACGGGATATGACGACTCGGATGCGTGTGCGGTGGCGCTGGCGTATTTGATACGTGAGGGCTTAATAGATACGGAGGGAGTTGCGGCGTGAGTGCGAGAATTTACGTTACCGAGATTGACTACGATATCGTCGAAATGTATTCAACAACTGTGCAACGTGTCGCGACGACAGGCACTCGAATAGGGGCGAAGGTGTATACAAGCACCGGCGGTTACTTGGATGTGTATGTCCGCGTTCCCGGCCGTGTTGAGGATGCGGAGGAAGCTGTACGTAATTTACTACGGGAGGCTGTTGCGGAATGAGTAACGTAATATCTGACGAAAAATTACACGCGTTGATTATTTGCGGAGCGTTATCGTCTACGCTTCAGGACGTAGGCGGCGACCCGTCCGAAGTCCTTACCGAAGCTGAAATCGTAAGATTCGAAGAGTTGACGGACACGCCAGAGCTGAACGCAATGGCTGACGAGGATATTGCGCGAGTTATCCGTCCGTTAGTGCGGAAGTACGCGGATGTGGCGCTGTCATGACGGAGGAAGAGGACGTTTACGTACGCTATGCACTTAGCCTACACCAGCAGATCGGCAGGCTTACACACGCGCTTGTTTATAAGAGACTCGACGTCGCGGAGTACGAGCGCCAACTGGCGGAGACACGCGCAAAGCTTGCGGAAGTAGAAAAGAGAATGGGAGAGATGCGCTAACATGCAATTATTAACGGATGAGTTTATTGGACGATACCCGGACTTTCCTGCGGAAATGAATCCGCTCGGCCATTTCGTTTACTTACGAACATACTCGCGCTGGCTCCCGGAACAAGGCCGACGCGAAACGTGGAAAGAAACCGTCAGACGCGCTACGGAATATAACTTCGGCCTCGGCGTTAAGCATATGGACCAAATCGGATACGGTGCGGCCATCGAGTGGCATCGTAAAGAAGCCGAGCTACTATTCGAAAATATGTTCCATTTGCGGCAGTTCCTCAGTGGGCGGACGTTGTGGGTCGGAGGCGCGGAGAACGGTGTCGCCGAGAAGTACCCATTGGCAAATTTTAACTGTTCGTTTATTAATATTGCATCGTGGTCGGACCTTGGCGACATGTTTTACTTGTTGCTTGTCGGCACCGGTACCGGCTTCAAATGTACAAAAGAAATGGCCGACAATCTCGCACCTATCCGTTCTAACACGACGCTACTTCATTCGGAGTATGAGCCCGTTCCGAAGGCCGCGCGCTACGAGCATACGCAGCTTCGTGATATGGCGAACGGCTACGCGAAGATTTACGTAGGCGACAGTAAGGAGGGGTGGGTCGAGTCCTTGCGCCTGTACCTCGATATCCTTACGAAGCCGGAATACGAACACATCCATACGATTAAGATTTCGTATAATTCCGTACGGCCAAATGGCGAGCGTCTGAACACTTTCGGAGGTACGGCGTCCGGTCCGGAGCCTTTACGTGAAATGTTCGCAGGGATTGATCGCGTACTCAAAAATGAGATCGACCCGGGACTGGCTCCGCTAGATGACGTAATGGCTCCGTTTGATCACGAATCAACCGGATATACGCTACAGCAAGCTGATCCTCGCGGATACCAGCAGGTACGCCCGATTCACATCCTCGATATCGGAAACCTCATCGGTAATAACGTAGTGGTCGGGGGCGTGCGACGTACTGCGGAAATCTTCCTTATGGACGCAGATGACTACGAATGTATCTTCGCAAAGTACGGACTCAACGGTATTTGGGACGCAGATAAGCACGCGAAGGTAATCGAAAAGACTCGCGCGCTCGGTCTCGAAAAGGAGGCGCGATTCCTGGAGAGCTTACCGACGTTCGATCCGAATGCCCGTCCGTTGCATCATCGCCGGATGTCGAATAACTCGATCGCATTTACGGAGCAACCTTCGCGTGAGTTCCTTAACCTTGTATTTACGATGATGCAAGCGGAAGGCGAGCCGGGCTTCGTAAATCTGGAGGAAGCGCGTAGACGTCGTCCGAATGCGGAAGGTCTAAACCCATGCGCGGAAAT carries:
- a CDS encoding DNA polymerase, whose amino-acid sequence is MVTITDANYHAIVRKLITDERKVPKGTNLQNMPSKGAGTSVRNQFIPRPGSTFVGADLGQIEPRIMSHIMYTRYGDNSMRQIFVDGVDLYTTMAMMTFDLPQEYCVDKAYDPTHTFQPRRMMKTGQLAVSYDQSPKSFAKKMGVSDDVAAMFFENFDRTFPSFKTMVADIREFMRKHGYVETLDGRKRRFPDYKSAAAAAAKNEQRLIRLYTERKALRNKPKLSVLDSAKMLRIQDEIDVLSEKRGLIGYWERASFNAVIQGTGADVLKRIGIRNAQECRARGWEFNASIHDEIKNSIPNEQLTRETIALIDEIMTQTVTFSVPLVTDIVIEPRWMQEYGPDEWDYKNCCPLPEFANKYEEAA
- a CDS encoding 3'-5' exonuclease, with protein sequence MNEIVTVIDIETTGLDATTDHITEIAAIRAEVGPGGYIREIGRFQTYVALPPGVEIPEFITELTGIKTEDLRGAPDVACVRTSLRRFLIESTAIVHNAPFDLSFAPLPMFTLGFACTRAMSRLVDPDESASLADVCQRYGVELNGHHRAMNDVEATLQLYAILREKAEVNGITYSNVVIDSEERPLTYVPPGAIVRTITKTKEAV
- a CDS encoding crossover junction endodeoxyribonuclease RuvC — its product is MAKTTRPRPLRVLGLDLSLSPGIAAIEVRNRQPYLVACSSVATSTDDPDAVRNYIVESFVAQFVREHRPFDHVVREDFTAGRNKRATQTIFSSWAAADRALYSYGYQAADLKPALAPTSVKRLVAGNGKAEKAEVAEAVRRLLRLDEDYVFKTGYDDSDACAVALAYLIREGLIDTEGVAA
- the nrdJ gene encoding ribonucleoside-triphosphate reductase, adenosylcobalamin-dependent, encoding MQLLTDEFIGRYPDFPAEMNPLGHFVYLRTYSRWLPEQGRRETWKETVRRATEYNFGLGVKHMDQIGYGAAIEWHRKEAELLFENMFHLRQFLSGRTLWVGGAENGVAEKYPLANFNCSFINIASWSDLGDMFYLLLVGTGTGFKCTKEMADNLAPIRSNTTLLHSEYEPVPKAARYEHTQLRDMANGYAKIYVGDSKEGWVESLRLYLDILTKPEYEHIHTIKISYNSVRPNGERLNTFGGTASGPEPLREMFAGIDRVLKNEIDPGLAPLDDVMAPFDHESTGYTLQQADPRGYQQVRPIHILDIGNLIGNNVVVGGVRRTAEIFLMDADDYECIFAKYGLNGIWDADKHAKVIEKTRALGLEKEARFLESLPTFDPNARPLHHRRMSNNSIAFTEQPSREFLNLVFTMMQAEGEPGFVNLEEARRRRPNAEGLNPCAEILLDSYGVCNLTTVNLTAFVRADATFDWDALKEAQALSARCGMRMTLAELEIPHWNTVQQRDRLLGTSLTGVKDAFAAVTREVGGYEAETLEELGAIARSEADRYAKELRVSAPLLVTTVKPEGTISQVAGGVSSGLHWSHSPYYIRRIRINAADPLAKAVIDLGWTVNPEVGTPGETYLECMENARTYVIDFPVASGAARTKDDVSAAEQLDTYFDFQRYYTEHNSSNTITVRPHEWEIAEEIVYSRWDEFTAVSFLALDGGSYDLAPYEAITREKYEELAAAMRPFDMALLQRYETTGESDLDGMDGCEGGACPIR